A genome region from Bacillota bacterium includes the following:
- a CDS encoding ABC transporter substrate-binding protein: MNGRKGRLGPLLVVILTVSLLAACSKPAQQPAKPQVAVYANSSEVMVFWDPSDSFSNEIVAMNNMYETLLRYDPIAQKFTPVLATDYSHSPDGLEWTFHIRKGVKFHTGNAVDAHAVKYSIERTIQRGKGASFIWDSVDRIEVPDQYTVVFKLKYPAPLDLVVSSGYGAHVFDPQAVKEHGEDWFAAGHEAGTGPYTLESYDKAGDLVLTEFPDYWGGWEGKHFDKVVFKQVTEPTTRRQMIEAGQADYTNQLPLDQIADLQKNPKVNVVVTPSFQNLLGMLNTEKKPLNNPDVRRAISCAVPYRDIISTVMLGYASQARGPVPKGLWGYSEEVPQYAYDPDKARALLEKAGYGKGGLKLTLTYTSGDDQERRVAELMKASFAELGIGLEIRVMNWEQQWELAKNPDPQKRQDIFLFYWWPDYADPYSFLVNLFHSEPEIVFNLSYYRNPEYDRLIEEGRRVSGIDRQQAIAKYVQAQKILVEDAAALFLYDLEYVRPVAASLKGFVDNPAYPHAVWWYDCYREEAK; encoded by the coding sequence ATGAACGGGCGCAAAGGTAGGTTAGGCCCACTGCTGGTGGTGATCCTGACAGTTTCCCTGCTGGCTGCCTGCAGCAAGCCGGCCCAGCAGCCGGCCAAACCCCAGGTCGCGGTCTACGCCAACTCGAGCGAGGTAATGGTGTTCTGGGACCCGAGCGACAGCTTCTCCAACGAGATCGTCGCCATGAACAACATGTACGAGACCCTGCTCCGCTACGACCCCATCGCTCAGAAGTTCACCCCGGTGCTGGCCACGGACTATTCCCATTCTCCCGACGGGCTGGAATGGACGTTCCACATCCGCAAGGGTGTGAAGTTCCACACCGGCAATGCCGTGGACGCCCATGCCGTGAAGTACTCCATCGAACGCACCATCCAGCGGGGGAAGGGAGCGTCCTTCATATGGGATTCCGTGGACAGGATAGAGGTGCCCGACCAGTACACGGTGGTGTTCAAGCTGAAGTACCCGGCTCCGCTTGACCTCGTCGTTTCTTCGGGGTACGGAGCCCATGTATTCGACCCCCAGGCGGTGAAGGAGCACGGGGAGGACTGGTTCGCGGCCGGGCATGAGGCCGGCACGGGTCCTTACACGCTGGAGAGCTACGACAAGGCCGGGGACCTGGTGCTCACCGAGTTCCCCGACTACTGGGGAGGGTGGGAAGGTAAGCACTTCGACAAGGTGGTGTTCAAGCAGGTTACCGAACCCACCACCCGCCGCCAGATGATCGAGGCGGGGCAGGCTGACTACACCAACCAGCTTCCCCTGGATCAAATCGCCGACCTGCAGAAGAATCCCAAGGTCAATGTGGTGGTGACCCCCTCCTTCCAGAACCTCCTGGGGATGCTGAATACGGAGAAGAAGCCGCTGAACAACCCGGATGTCCGGCGGGCCATCTCGTGCGCCGTGCCTTACCGGGACATCATCTCCACGGTCATGCTCGGTTACGCTTCCCAGGCCCGCGGGCCGGTGCCCAAGGGCTTGTGGGGCTACTCCGAGGAAGTGCCCCAGTACGCGTACGACCCGGACAAGGCCCGCGCCCTGCTGGAGAAGGCCGGCTACGGCAAGGGCGGGTTGAAGCTGACGCTGACGTACACCAGCGGGGACGACCAGGAGCGCAGGGTGGCGGAACTCATGAAGGCGTCCTTCGCCGAGCTCGGTATCGGCCTGGAAATCCGGGTCATGAACTGGGAGCAGCAGTGGGAACTCGCCAAGAATCCGGACCCCCAGAAGCGTCAGGACATCTTCCTCTTTTACTGGTGGCCTGATTACGCCGATCCGTACAGCTTCCTGGTCAACCTCTTCCACTCCGAGCCTGAGATCGTCTTCAACCTGAGCTACTACAGGAATCCCGAGTACGACCGGCTCATCGAGGAGGGGCGCCGGGTTTCCGGCATCGACCGGCAACAGGCCATCGCCAAGTACGTGCAGGCGCAGAAGATCCTGGTGGAAGACGCAGCTGCCCTGTTCCTGTACGACCTGGAGTACGTGCGGCCCGTGGCGGCGTCGCTGAAAGGCTTCGTAGACAACCCGGCCTATCCGCACGCGGTGTGGTGGTACGACTGTTATCGCGAGGAGGCAAAGTAG